One Persicobacter psychrovividus DNA window includes the following coding sequences:
- a CDS encoding AAA family ATPase, translating to MKKHILIGSSDFKEFIEQQACYIDKTAMIEELMTNNHAKVSLFPRPRRFGKTLNMSMLKHFFDVDQAEENRKLFKGLAVEQSKAWGHQGKYPVIFLTLKELTTSSSEVFRQKLISLLSATIRNQFRFLLNSDQLDEFDIDYLKAIVSGTINAGGLENFLREFSNILYRHHGVAPVILIDEYDAPIHSAFTHGYLPEMLEFMRNFLSAGFKDNPNLTKGIITGILRVSKANIFSGLNNIKTYSILNHQFSDCFGLTQAEVDQLLIDANCQEQSEDVAEWYNGYSFGGSSKIYNPWSILNFVGNLRDGLIPYWVNTSSNDLIKEILPKAEKTTQDLLFGLLEGKTFEADVEDSMTFEDLYKGKSATVLGLLLFSGYLTTDGYSPSRRQRLRIPNLEIKQMYERILEQYLEATNIRQGHLIGSFLRQEPATFADLLERFFLNSFSFFDFDHLGESPEKIYHAFMLGLMTHLSGDYHVKSNRESGLGRSDIIIYPKDNSNPKAWVLEFKKKNKDIKESLQELADMALEQIKTKQYYSELKEAGHTEILAMGVAFNGKEVACAW from the coding sequence ATGAAGAAACACATCCTTATCGGTTCATCGGACTTTAAAGAGTTCATCGAGCAACAGGCTTGTTATATTGACAAGACGGCGATGATCGAAGAACTAATGACCAATAATCATGCGAAAGTATCCCTTTTTCCTCGTCCGCGCCGATTCGGAAAGACCCTCAACATGAGCATGCTGAAGCACTTTTTTGATGTAGATCAAGCAGAAGAAAACCGAAAGCTGTTCAAAGGTCTTGCGGTTGAGCAGTCCAAAGCATGGGGACATCAGGGGAAGTATCCTGTGATTTTTTTGACTTTAAAAGAATTAACAACTTCTTCTTCCGAGGTATTCAGACAAAAGTTAATATCTCTTTTATCGGCTACCATTAGGAATCAATTCAGATTTCTCTTGAACTCAGATCAGTTGGATGAGTTTGATATAGATTATCTGAAGGCTATTGTTAGTGGAACAATTAATGCTGGTGGCTTAGAAAATTTTTTACGAGAGTTCAGTAATATTTTATATAGACATCATGGAGTGGCTCCTGTCATTCTGATTGACGAATACGACGCACCCATTCATTCGGCTTTCACCCACGGCTACTTGCCTGAAATGCTGGAATTCATGCGCAATTTCCTTTCGGCGGGCTTCAAGGATAATCCCAATTTGACCAAAGGAATCATTACAGGGATTCTTCGGGTATCAAAGGCAAACATCTTTTCAGGATTGAATAATATTAAGACTTATTCGATTTTGAATCATCAGTTCTCAGATTGTTTTGGTTTGACGCAAGCCGAGGTCGATCAGTTACTGATCGATGCCAATTGTCAAGAGCAATCGGAGGATGTGGCGGAGTGGTACAATGGTTATTCCTTTGGAGGAAGCAGCAAAATTTATAATCCGTGGTCTATTCTGAATTTTGTGGGGAACCTTCGGGATGGATTAATACCTTATTGGGTAAATACTTCTTCAAATGATTTGATCAAGGAGATTTTGCCGAAGGCGGAAAAAACAACCCAAGACCTGTTATTTGGCCTTTTGGAAGGAAAGACCTTCGAAGCTGATGTGGAGGACTCCATGACTTTTGAGGATTTGTACAAAGGAAAATCTGCAACGGTGTTAGGACTTTTACTGTTCAGTGGCTACCTGACGACCGATGGTTATTCACCAAGCCGAAGACAGCGATTGCGCATCCCGAATTTGGAAATCAAGCAGATGTACGAGCGTATTTTGGAGCAATACCTTGAAGCAACCAATATCCGACAGGGACATCTGATCGGTTCATTCCTAAGACAAGAACCTGCGACTTTCGCTGACCTTTTGGAGCGCTTCTTTTTGAACTCTTTCAGCTTTTTCGATTTCGATCATCTCGGTGAATCCCCTGAGAAGATTTACCATGCTTTTATGTTGGGACTGATGACACATCTGAGCGGTGATTATCATGTTAAATCCAACCGTGAAAGTGGCTTGGGTAGATCGGATATTATCATTTATCCAAAAGACAATAGCAATCCGAAAGCATGGGTACTGGAATTCAAGAAGAAGAACAAAGACATCAAGGAAAGTCTGCAGGAGTTAGCGGATATGGCTTTGGAGCAAATCAAAACCAAGCAATATTACAGCGAATTGAAGGAAGCCGGACATACCGAAATACTGGCGATGGGCGTGGCCTTTAATGGAAAAGAAGTGGCGTGTGCTTGGTAG
- a CDS encoding helix-turn-helix domain-containing protein encodes METSEFNYLEYLETTEEKIEFLKQAKRELSFSSYIKTLCEVIKSIGVSKVAQKSDITRQTISRLINNKSKAIYAETLFEIERAIGL; translated from the coding sequence ATGGAAACAAGTGAATTTAACTATTTGGAATACCTTGAAACAACTGAAGAGAAGATTGAATTTTTAAAGCAAGCCAAACGCGAGTTGAGTTTTTCTTCTTATATCAAGACCTTGTGTGAGGTAATTAAAAGTATTGGGGTTTCTAAAGTGGCGCAGAAAAGTGATATTACTCGACAAACAATCAGTCGTTTGATTAATAATAAATCGAAGGCAATCTATGCAGAAACCCTGTTCGAGATCGAGAGGGCTATTGGATTATAG
- a CDS encoding type II toxin-antitoxin system RelE/ParE family toxin, which yields MFLQKTKKFDKWLRKLNDMTAKVRILARIRAIELDDHWGDYKQLAPNLRELRIDISKGYRIYIQVITTDEGVILEAGTKSGQQNQIKEIKKGLRNGNK from the coding sequence ATGTTTTTACAGAAGACGAAGAAGTTTGATAAGTGGCTTCGTAAATTGAATGATATGACGGCGAAGGTTCGGATTCTTGCGAGAATTAGAGCAATAGAGTTGGATGATCATTGGGGAGATTACAAACAATTGGCCCCAAATTTACGGGAGTTAAGAATTGATATTAGTAAAGGATATAGGATTTATATACAGGTGATTACTACTGATGAGGGAGTGATTTTAGAAGCTGGTACTAAGTCAGGACAACAAAATCAAATTAAGGAAATCAAAAAAGGATTGCGAAATGGAAACAAGTGA